In one window of Lacticaseibacillus casei DSM 20011 = JCM 1134 = ATCC 393 DNA:
- a CDS encoding IS30 family transposase: MQKQDSTHRQKGQHLTSLERGKVAGFHQAGKSNRWIAAEIGVCPQTINNEIKRGTVDQVKKSNGKRVYHRQYLPEAAQARYETARLSCHRPDKFASVQVFLAWYVQRAKQDKWSPDASIGYAKRHKLFTPEELVCASTLYQYIDDQRLEIRNIDLLEKTKRKTSHQHHTKAKRLAGRSIEERPKVVERRRQFGHWEMDTIVGKRNGKESVILTLIERKTRCQLLRLIEGRDADSVSYALRGIKREWGACIKTITADNGPEFTALNTAFAGTETEIFYAHPYTSCDRGTNEAHNRMIRQDFPKGMSLDDISPSQVQATQDRLNQLPRKQQGYCTPQQNFEAEARRVRRMAQ, from the coding sequence ATGCAGAAACAGGATAGCACACACCGCCAAAAAGGTCAGCACTTAACATCACTCGAGCGCGGAAAAGTGGCCGGATTCCACCAAGCTGGGAAGTCCAATCGTTGGATTGCTGCTGAAATTGGCGTCTGCCCGCAGACCATTAATAATGAAATCAAGCGAGGTACAGTAGATCAGGTCAAGAAGAGTAATGGCAAGCGCGTCTACCATCGACAATACCTGCCAGAGGCTGCTCAGGCACGTTACGAGACTGCACGCTTGAGCTGCCATCGTCCTGACAAGTTCGCCAGCGTACAGGTCTTCTTAGCCTGGTACGTACAGCGAGCTAAGCAGGACAAATGGTCGCCGGATGCTTCGATCGGCTATGCCAAGCGACACAAGCTGTTTACTCCTGAAGAGCTTGTTTGTGCCTCGACTTTGTACCAGTACATTGACGACCAACGCCTAGAGATTCGAAATATCGACCTGTTGGAGAAGACTAAGCGGAAGACCTCTCACCAGCACCACACCAAGGCTAAGCGCCTGGCTGGCCGCAGTATCGAGGAACGGCCTAAGGTCGTTGAACGACGCAGGCAGTTCGGTCACTGGGAGATGGATACCATTGTCGGTAAACGCAATGGCAAGGAGAGCGTCATCTTGACTCTGATTGAGCGCAAGACCCGTTGCCAACTTCTCCGCTTGATCGAAGGACGAGATGCAGACTCTGTGAGCTATGCATTGCGTGGAATCAAGCGCGAATGGGGAGCTTGCATCAAGACCATCACAGCCGACAACGGACCCGAGTTCACCGCCTTAAATACTGCTTTTGCTGGGACGGAAACTGAGATCTTCTACGCCCATCCTTACACGTCCTGCGACCGTGGCACCAACGAGGCACATAACCGGATGATCCGCCAGGACTTCCCTAAGGGCATGTCCTTAGATGACATTAGCCCTAGTCAAGTGCAGGCCACGCAAGACCGCTTGAATCAGTTGCCTCGCAAACAACAGGGCTACTGCACACCCCAGCAAAACTTTGAGGCCGAAGCTCGGCGCGTTCGCCGCATGGCCCAGTAG
- a CDS encoding XRE family transcriptional regulator, with translation MFAKNLKYLRAKRGYDQQTFAGMIHRSVSTISEWESGKYTPKAGILADIANIFGVKLDDMMNIDLSKNTNSKVIDQTVSTMQQLQPARQQKVYTYAEKQLKDQQNENVVPFPEQREIVTGRGTAAGAPIDGATQDAEVHRTRVNVDDIPASADEIVTVEGDSMEPDYPKYSQIFVRWQDTIDDGDLAVVRVADEGVTFKQVSRDYQQKKIVLHSLNDAYPDRYLDPEDVSIIGVVLN, from the coding sequence ATGTTTGCAAAAAATCTAAAATATCTGCGTGCGAAACGTGGCTATGATCAGCAGACATTCGCTGGAATGATTCACCGAAGCGTATCAACTATCAGCGAATGGGAGTCTGGCAAGTACACTCCAAAAGCAGGAATTCTGGCTGACATTGCTAATATATTTGGCGTAAAGTTAGACGACATGATGAACATCGACCTGTCAAAAAATACTAACAGTAAAGTGATTGATCAAACTGTAAGCACCATGCAACAGCTTCAGCCCGCCCGTCAGCAGAAAGTCTACACATACGCAGAGAAGCAGCTGAAAGATCAGCAGAACGAGAATGTCGTCCCGTTCCCAGAACAGCGTGAGATTGTTACTGGGCGCGGTACAGCTGCCGGTGCTCCTATCGATGGCGCCACACAGGACGCTGAGGTGCATAGGACGCGCGTCAATGTTGACGACATCCCAGCTAGTGCAGATGAAATCGTGACCGTTGAGGGGGACTCGATGGAGCCAGACTACCCGAAGTATTCGCAGATATTTGTTCGATGGCAAGACACAATCGATGACGGCGATCTGGCTGTTGTCCGTGTGGCTGACGAAGGTGTCACATTCAAGCAGGTATCCCGCGATTATCAACAAAAGAAAATTGTTCTACACTCACTGAATGATGCGTACCCTGACCGATACTTGGATCCCGAAGATGTCAGCATCATCGGTGTTGTGCTGAACTAA